In Streptomyces sp. NBC_00704, a genomic segment contains:
- a CDS encoding ABC transporter ATP-binding protein, with translation MLIRLLRTYLRPYRKPISLLVLLQLLQTCATLYLPTLNADIIDDGVVKGDTGYIVSFGGVMIAVSLAQVVCNIGAVYYGARTASALGRDIRGAVFDRVQSFSAREVGQFGAPSLITRTTNDVQQIQMLALMTFTLMVSAPIMCVGGIVLALGLDVPLSGVLVAVVPTLGICVTLIVRRLRPLFRSMQTRLDTVNRVLREQITGNRVIRAFVRDEYEQQRFRKANADLTDMSLRTGNLLALMFPVVMTTVNLSSIAVVWFGAHRIDSGGMQIGDLTAFLAYLMQIVMSVMMATFMFMMVPRAEVCAERVQEVLDTSSSVVPPLAPVTELRRHGHLEIRGAGFRYPGAEEPVLKGIDLVARPGETTAVIGSTGSGKSTLLGMVPRLFDATEGEVLVDGVPVADVEPTLLARTVGLVPQKPYLFAGTVATNLRYGNPDATDEELWHALEVAQARDFVSKLENGLDSPIAQGGTNVSGGQRQRLAIARTLVQRPEIYLFDDSFSALDYATDAALRAALGRETAEATVVIVAQRVATIRDADRIVVLDEGRVVGVGSHRELMADNETYREIVLSQLTEAEAA, from the coding sequence GTGCTCATACGACTGCTGAGGACCTACCTCAGGCCCTACCGAAAACCCATCAGCCTGCTGGTGCTCCTGCAACTGCTGCAGACCTGCGCCACCCTGTACCTGCCCACGCTGAACGCGGACATCATCGACGACGGCGTCGTCAAGGGGGACACCGGCTACATCGTGTCCTTCGGCGGCGTGATGATCGCCGTCTCGCTCGCGCAGGTCGTGTGCAACATCGGCGCCGTCTACTACGGCGCGAGGACGGCCTCCGCGCTCGGCCGCGACATCCGGGGGGCGGTGTTCGACAGGGTGCAGTCCTTCTCCGCCCGCGAGGTCGGCCAGTTCGGCGCGCCCTCGCTGATCACCCGGACCACCAACGACGTCCAGCAGATCCAGATGCTGGCCCTGATGACGTTCACGCTGATGGTGTCGGCGCCCATCATGTGCGTGGGCGGGATCGTGCTGGCGCTCGGCCTCGACGTGCCGCTGTCCGGGGTGCTGGTCGCCGTGGTGCCGACCCTGGGCATCTGCGTGACGCTGATCGTGCGGCGGCTGCGTCCGCTGTTCCGGTCCATGCAGACGCGGCTGGACACCGTGAACCGGGTGCTGCGCGAGCAGATCACCGGCAACCGGGTGATCCGCGCCTTCGTCCGGGACGAGTACGAGCAGCAGCGGTTCCGCAAGGCCAACGCCGACCTCACCGACATGTCGCTGAGGACCGGCAACCTGCTGGCCCTGATGTTCCCGGTGGTCATGACGACGGTGAACCTGTCGTCGATCGCGGTCGTCTGGTTCGGGGCGCACCGCATCGACAGCGGCGGGATGCAGATCGGCGACCTGACGGCGTTCCTGGCCTACCTGATGCAGATCGTCATGTCCGTGATGATGGCCACCTTCATGTTCATGATGGTGCCGCGCGCGGAGGTGTGCGCGGAGCGCGTCCAGGAGGTGCTGGACACCTCGTCGTCGGTGGTGCCGCCGCTCGCGCCGGTCACCGAGCTGCGCCGGCACGGGCACCTGGAGATCCGGGGGGCCGGGTTCCGCTACCCGGGTGCCGAGGAGCCCGTCCTCAAGGGCATCGACCTCGTGGCCCGCCCCGGTGAGACGACGGCCGTGATCGGCTCCACCGGCAGCGGCAAGTCCACGCTGCTGGGGATGGTCCCGCGGCTGTTCGACGCCACCGAGGGCGAGGTCCTCGTCGACGGCGTCCCCGTGGCGGACGTCGAGCCCACGCTGCTGGCGAGGACCGTCGGACTCGTACCGCAGAAGCCGTACCTGTTCGCGGGCACGGTCGCGACGAACCTGCGCTACGGCAATCCGGACGCCACCGACGAGGAGCTGTGGCACGCGCTGGAGGTGGCGCAGGCCAGGGACTTCGTCAGCAAGCTGGAGAACGGGCTCGACTCCCCCATCGCGCAGGGCGGCACGAACGTCTCCGGGGGCCAGCGGCAGCGGCTCGCGATCGCCCGCACGCTCGTGCAGCGGCCGGAGATCTACCTGTTCGACGACTCCTTCTCCGCCCTCGACTACGCCACCGACGCGGCGCTGCGGGCGGCGCTGGGCCGGGAGACGGCCGAGGCGACCGTGGTGATCGTCGCCCAGCGGGTGGCGACCATCCGTGACGCCGACCGGATCGTCGTCCTCGACGAGGGCCGGGTCGTCGGCGTGGGCTCGCACCGCGAGCTGATGGCGGACAACGAGACCTACCGGGAGATCGTGCTCTCCCAGCTCACGGAAGCGGAGGCAGCCTGA